The Pecten maximus chromosome 11, xPecMax1.1, whole genome shotgun sequence genome has a segment encoding these proteins:
- the LOC117338568 gene encoding prolyl 4-hydroxylase subunit alpha-2-like yields the protein MELIWYSVFLLWTLVGADVSTSGYKLTVVCLKEGQLLEVLDRYVSTTLGNSSNVDESIQSFLGKVKEERSKIKDINEWIGHPINAYHLVKRTAKDWRSVQQSINCSTCVPTIASEEFHSSWKQIIEEEDIWTSSEDIVIALQGLARLIEMYDLEFTALMSGTILNISSSPLTNDDAINIATHLEKEPKITWIKALLDTEGITEKEALLYDLAMTYHMVGKSRTALDILTDLQKISNRSMTGMIKIVKQAAEKPEDIEPHKGLLTRNEDLNIAYKKLCQGKVQKTKAASVLRCYNKATRIPYYTGKEEVLNAVPRISQFHDTISDEEILQILDASKEQCNCFISNITIIIIRLSFLFLNSCLQLTPAVVVKRSGLSKAEYRTRSGETSWIHPAEKISIKLEKRIELLTGLDRLTAEYFEIVNYGLGGHYLRHYDALDLQNMKNLNRDYTYRNRIATWMFYLSSVEAGGATVFPLLNVKIPPIKNSAVFWYNLLPSGERDDRSQHASCPRTYGVQMGYYEVDT from the exons ATGGAACTAATCTGGTATAGTGTATTTTTACTATGGACACTTGTGGGGGCGGACGTGTCCACTTCAGGCTACAAACTGACCGTCGTATGTCTGAAGGAAGGACAACTTTTGGAGGTGCTTGACCGATACGTCTCGACCACGCTGGGCAACAGCTCAAACGTTGATGAATCTATACAAAG CTTTCTCGGAAAGGTGAAGGAAGAGAGGTctaaaattaaagatatcaATGAATGGATTGGTCATCCTATAAATGCCTACCACCTGGTTAAGCGAACAGCAAAAGACTGGCGGTCAGTCCAACAGAGTATCAATTGTAGTACTTGTGTACCTACCATCGCATCAGAAG AATTTCATTCGTCATGGAAACAGATAATAGAAGAAGAAGATATTTGGACTAGCAGCGAAGATATCGTCATTGCTCTACAAGGTCTAGCAAGACTGATTGAAATGTATGACTTGGAATTTACTGCTCTGATGTCTGGAACCATCTTAAACATAAGCTCATCTCCACTAACAAATGATGATGCTATCAACATAGCAACACATCTAGAGAAAGAACCAAAGATTACCTGGATTAAGGCCCTTTTAGATACGGAAGGTATCACAGAAAAAGAGGCTTTACTGTACGACCTGGCTATGACCTATCACATG GTCGGAAAGTCACGGACAGCACTTGATATCTTAACAGATTTACAGAAGAtaa GTAACAGAAGTATGACAGGAATGATTAAGATCGTCAAACAGGCGGCCGAGAAGCCTGAGGATATTGAACCGCACAAGGGGCTGCTAACTAGAAATGAAGATCTGAACATCGCCTACAAGAAGCTGTGTCAGGGAAAAGTGCAG AAAACAAAAGCTGCTTCGGTTCTTCGTTGTTACAACAAAGCAACACGCATCCCCTACTACACAGGTAAAGAGGAAGTATTGAACGCCGTGCCAAGAATATCCCAATTCCATGATACCATATCAGATGAAGAAATTTTGCAGATTCTGGATGCTAGCAAAGAACAA TGTAACTGCTTTATATCcaatattacaataataataattcgTTTGTCATTCCTCTTTCTAAATTCATGTTTACAGTTAACACCAGCTGTTGTTGTCAAACGGTCTGGTCTATCCAAAGCGGAATATCGAACTAGGAGCGGTGAAAC GTCCTGGATACACCCAGCCGAGAAAATTTCCATTAAACTTGAAAAAAGAATTGAACTATTAACAGGACTTGACCGATTAACGGCTGAATACTTCGAG ATAGTGAACTATGGACTCGGCGGACATTATCTGCGTCACTATGATGCACTGGAT TTACAAAACATGAAGAACCTGAATAGGGATTATACTTACCGGAACAGAATAGCTACATGGATGTTTTAT cTCAGCAGTGTAGAAGCAGGAGGTGCCACGGTATTTCCTTTACTTAACGTGAAGATTCCTCCAATTAAG AATTCTGCCGTTTTTTGGTATAACCTTCTGCCTAGCGGTGAACGTGATGATCGGTCTCAACACGCTTCATGTCCCCGTACTTATGGGGTCCAAATGGG TTACTACGAAGTGGATACTTGA